The Streptomyces pactum genome contains a region encoding:
- a CDS encoding FAD-dependent oxidoreductase yields the protein MPILEEPREPRTVTLPPRPARHGGRCDVLVVGGGPAGFAAAVGAADAGADVVLVERYGFLGGNATVALVMPLMSFHNEHKQAAFTESGDTSRLLPTDHGEGEPVVAGVLWQLLDRLMGRGGCLPPSPKTGYTVPFDPELFKLSLLEMMDESGVRMLFHSFASGALPLDDGSGWRVVFETKSGPVVVDAGVVVDGTGDGDVATSCGAPYEIGRPEDGLVQPMTLMFRVADFARPDFAAYAREHPDQWRGVHGLWDLIEEARANGELRLPREDILFFATPHPREIAVNSTRVNRVLGTSVWDLTRAEYTARRQLSQIDRFLRTRVPGFEEAYVVQSGTHIGVRESRRVLGDYQLTGHDILAARTFPDVVAHGAYPVDIHNPRGSGTILKRVPQGSFYDIPLRCLIPRDTERLLVAGRCISGTHVAHSSYRVMPIAMATGQAAGVCAALTVRHGRGPRGLPYRMVQHELLRQGARLRT from the coding sequence ATGCCGATCCTGGAAGAGCCCCGCGAACCGCGCACGGTCACCCTGCCGCCGCGGCCGGCCCGGCACGGAGGCCGGTGCGACGTCCTGGTGGTGGGCGGCGGTCCGGCCGGGTTCGCCGCCGCGGTCGGCGCCGCCGACGCCGGGGCGGACGTCGTGCTGGTGGAGCGGTACGGGTTCCTCGGCGGCAACGCGACCGTGGCGCTGGTGATGCCGCTGATGTCCTTCCACAACGAGCACAAGCAGGCCGCGTTCACCGAGTCCGGGGACACCTCGCGGCTGCTGCCCACCGACCACGGCGAGGGCGAACCGGTGGTCGCGGGCGTGCTGTGGCAGCTCCTCGACCGGCTCATGGGGCGCGGGGGCTGCCTGCCGCCCTCTCCGAAGACCGGGTACACGGTCCCCTTCGACCCGGAGCTCTTCAAGCTCTCCCTGCTCGAGATGATGGACGAGTCCGGGGTGCGGATGCTGTTCCACTCCTTCGCCTCCGGCGCGCTGCCCCTCGACGACGGCTCCGGCTGGCGGGTGGTGTTCGAGACCAAGTCGGGGCCCGTGGTGGTCGACGCCGGGGTGGTCGTGGACGGGACGGGCGACGGTGACGTGGCGACGTCCTGCGGGGCGCCGTACGAGATCGGCCGGCCCGAGGACGGGCTGGTGCAGCCCATGACCCTGATGTTCCGTGTGGCGGACTTCGCACGGCCGGACTTCGCCGCCTACGCGCGCGAGCACCCCGACCAGTGGCGTGGCGTGCACGGCCTGTGGGACCTGATCGAGGAGGCCCGGGCCAACGGCGAACTACGGCTGCCACGCGAGGACATCCTCTTCTTCGCGACCCCGCACCCGCGCGAGATCGCCGTCAACAGCACCCGGGTCAACCGGGTGCTCGGCACCAGCGTGTGGGACCTGACCCGCGCCGAGTACACGGCCCGGCGCCAGCTCTCCCAGATCGACCGCTTCCTGCGCACCCGCGTACCCGGTTTCGAGGAGGCGTACGTGGTGCAGAGCGGCACGCACATCGGCGTGCGGGAGAGCCGGCGCGTGCTCGGCGACTACCAGTTGACCGGCCACGACATCCTGGCCGCGCGCACCTTCCCGGACGTGGTCGCGCACGGCGCCTATCCGGTCGACATCCACAACCCGCGTGGCTCCGGCACCATCCTGAAGCGGGTGCCGCAGGGCAGCTTCTACGACATCCCGCTGCGCTGTCTGATCCCCCGGGACACCGAACGGCTGCTGGTGGCCGGGCGCTGCATCTCCGGGACGCACGTGGCGCACTCCTCGTACCGGGTCATGCCCATCGCCATGGCCACCGGACAGGCGGCCGGGGTGTGCGCGGCGCTGACCGTGCGGCACGGGCGCGGCCCGCGCGGTCTGCCCTACCGGATGGTCCAGCACGAGTTGCTGCGGCAGGGGGCCCGGCTGCGCACGTAG